In a genomic window of Alcanivorax sp.:
- a CDS encoding DcaP family trimeric outer membrane transporter gives MTAIKPKYLCAAVLLAHAGMAGAATLEERVAELENKLEHSGGNSQITFGGFIKADTIYSKYSDGEEATAPIGEDFMVPSTIPVAGEEGSGKLHMHAKQSRLWLKSVTHTPMGDVKGHIEIDSQTTGLGDERISNSYAVRIRHAYLSWDKWLFGQTWSTFFNVSALPETLDFVGAAGTVFERQPQIRYTSGPIMLALENPSTTLYGGSENPYDDNGVPDVVLRYNLTGDWGNVSLSGMGRELAYQDNIGGQDRDESEYGYGLALAGKMMLGEMNDVRFQLNYGNAIGRYHTLNAFRSGQIEADGDIELIDQWSAVLALRHHWNDSWRSNFAVSMSEADNPDTVAGTTNETVQSAHANLIWQVAKPLSLGGELIYGERETEAGDDGDLKRVQFTAKYAF, from the coding sequence ATGACAGCAATAAAACCCAAGTACCTGTGTGCCGCCGTTTTGCTTGCCCATGCGGGTATGGCGGGTGCTGCTACGCTGGAGGAGCGGGTCGCCGAGCTGGAAAACAAGCTGGAGCATAGTGGCGGCAATAGTCAGATCACCTTCGGAGGCTTTATCAAAGCCGATACCATCTACAGCAAATACAGTGATGGCGAAGAAGCGACAGCGCCGATAGGTGAAGATTTTATGGTGCCTTCTACCATTCCTGTAGCGGGGGAAGAGGGTTCCGGCAAGCTACACATGCATGCCAAGCAGAGCCGCTTATGGTTGAAGAGCGTGACCCATACCCCCATGGGCGACGTGAAAGGCCATATCGAAATCGACTCCCAGACCACAGGTCTGGGGGATGAACGTATCAGTAACAGCTATGCAGTGCGAATTCGACATGCTTATCTGAGCTGGGACAAGTGGCTGTTCGGTCAGACCTGGTCCACCTTCTTTAATGTCAGCGCGCTGCCGGAAACCCTGGATTTTGTCGGTGCTGCCGGCACCGTGTTCGAGCGGCAACCGCAGATTCGCTACACCAGCGGCCCCATCATGCTGGCCCTGGAAAATCCGTCCACCACTCTCTACGGCGGTTCGGAAAACCCCTACGACGATAATGGTGTGCCCGATGTGGTGCTGCGCTACAACCTGACCGGTGACTGGGGCAATGTGAGCCTGTCCGGCATGGGTCGGGAACTGGCCTATCAGGACAACATCGGTGGCCAGGACCGGGACGAAAGCGAATACGGTTACGGGCTGGCCCTGGCAGGCAAGATGATGCTGGGCGAGATGAATGATGTGCGCTTCCAGCTCAATTACGGCAATGCCATCGGCCGGTATCACACCCTTAATGCGTTCCGCTCCGGGCAGATCGAGGCCGACGGGGATATCGAGCTTATCGATCAGTGGAGTGCGGTGCTGGCCCTGCGTCACCACTGGAATGATAGCTGGCGGTCCAACTTCGCGGTATCCATGAGCGAAGCGGATAACCCGGATACCGTGGCCGGTACCACCAATGAAACCGTGCAGAGCGCTCACGCCAACCTGATCTGGCAGGTGGCCAAGCCGCTGTCATTGGGTGGCGAATTGATCTACGGCGAGCGGGAAACCGAAGCGGGTGATGACGGCGACCTGAAGCGCGTGCAGTTCACGGCCAAGTACGCATTTTGA
- the acs gene encoding acetate--CoA ligase, with protein sequence METGVRVPVKEALKSHCWIDANDYQSLYQQSLQDSVGFWRSQAQRIDWLREPLQIRDTSFHPDDMHIRWFHDGELNASSNCIDRHLAANGDAVALYWEADAPGEPSREITYQALHLHVCQLANTLKRQGVGKGDRVMIYMPMIPEAVFAMLACARIGAIHSVVFAGFSPDALAGRIADCGAKMVITADAGRRGGKPVPLKSNVDEALRQDGTGGVEKVLVVRHVGNQIHWQPGRDLDYAEEQAQSDSHCPAEAMNAEDPLFILYTSGSTGKPKGVLHTTGGYLVYASLTHQLAFDYQPGQVYWCTADVGWITGHTYLVYGPLANGATCVMFEGVPNYPNDQRVGDIIDRYEVEILYTAPTAIRALMAGGDHCCQSSRRDKLRVLATAGEPINPAAWQWFHDVVGNGQAAVVDTWWQTETGGIMICPLPAATEAKPGAATLPFFGIQPALVDNDGNLLDGPAEGNLVIADSWPGQARTLWGDHERFVQTYFSSFPGYYTTGDGARRDEDGYYWITGRVDDVLNVSGHRMGTAEVESALVAHPRVCEAAVVGYPHDIKGQGIYVYVTLNDGETASEELLQELRQWVRREIGPIATPDLIHFTAGLPKTRSGKIMRRILRKVAANEHDSLGDISTLADPAVVASLVETRVNR encoded by the coding sequence ATGGAAACGGGTGTACGTGTGCCGGTGAAAGAGGCGCTGAAATCCCATTGCTGGATCGACGCCAATGACTACCAGTCTCTCTACCAGCAGAGTCTGCAGGACAGCGTCGGCTTCTGGCGCAGCCAGGCCCAGCGAATCGATTGGTTGCGAGAGCCGCTGCAAATTCGCGACACCAGCTTCCATCCGGATGACATGCATATTCGCTGGTTCCATGACGGTGAACTCAACGCCAGCAGCAACTGCATCGACCGCCACCTGGCTGCCAATGGTGATGCCGTCGCCCTGTACTGGGAAGCGGATGCACCCGGCGAACCGAGCCGGGAAATCACCTACCAGGCCCTGCATCTGCATGTCTGCCAGCTTGCCAATACCCTCAAGCGCCAGGGGGTCGGCAAGGGCGACCGGGTAATGATCTATATGCCGATGATCCCGGAAGCCGTTTTCGCCATGCTCGCCTGTGCCCGCATCGGCGCCATTCATTCCGTGGTGTTTGCCGGCTTTTCCCCGGATGCCCTGGCCGGTCGCATTGCCGACTGTGGCGCCAAAATGGTGATCACCGCCGACGCCGGACGGCGCGGCGGCAAACCCGTGCCGCTCAAGAGCAATGTGGATGAAGCTCTGCGCCAGGACGGCACCGGTGGCGTAGAAAAAGTGCTGGTGGTTCGCCATGTGGGCAACCAGATTCACTGGCAGCCCGGGCGCGATCTGGATTACGCAGAGGAACAGGCGCAAAGCGACAGCCACTGCCCGGCGGAAGCCATGAACGCGGAAGACCCGCTATTCATCCTTTACACCTCCGGCTCCACCGGTAAACCCAAGGGCGTGCTGCACACCACCGGCGGCTACCTGGTCTACGCTTCACTGACCCACCAGCTGGCCTTCGATTACCAGCCCGGCCAGGTGTACTGGTGCACCGCCGATGTGGGCTGGATCACCGGACATACCTATCTGGTCTATGGCCCGCTGGCCAATGGCGCCACCTGTGTCATGTTTGAAGGGGTACCGAACTATCCCAACGACCAGCGGGTGGGCGACATCATCGACCGTTACGAGGTGGAAATTCTCTATACCGCCCCCACCGCTATCCGCGCCCTGATGGCTGGTGGCGATCACTGCTGCCAGAGCAGCCGCCGTGACAAGTTACGGGTACTGGCCACCGCCGGGGAGCCGATCAACCCGGCGGCCTGGCAGTGGTTCCATGATGTGGTCGGTAACGGCCAGGCGGCGGTGGTGGATACCTGGTGGCAGACCGAAACCGGCGGCATCATGATCTGCCCGCTCCCCGCTGCCACCGAAGCCAAACCCGGTGCCGCCACCCTGCCCTTCTTCGGCATCCAGCCAGCACTGGTGGACAACGACGGCAACCTGCTGGACGGCCCCGCCGAAGGCAATCTGGTCATTGCCGACAGTTGGCCCGGGCAGGCTCGCACCCTGTGGGGCGACCACGAACGGTTTGTGCAGACCTACTTCAGCAGCTTCCCGGGCTACTACACCACCGGCGACGGCGCCCGCCGGGACGAAGACGGTTACTACTGGATCACCGGCCGAGTGGACGATGTGCTGAACGTGTCCGGCCACCGCATGGGTACGGCGGAAGTGGAAAGTGCCCTTGTCGCCCACCCCCGGGTGTGCGAGGCAGCAGTCGTGGGATACCCGCACGACATCAAGGGCCAGGGTATCTATGTCTATGTGACCCTCAATGACGGAGAAACTGCCAGCGAGGAACTGCTGCAGGAGCTGCGCCAATGGGTACGCCGGGAAATCGGCCCCATCGCTACTCCGGACCTGATCCACTTTACGGCCGGTCTGCCGAAGACCCGTTCCGGCAAGATCATGCGGCGCATCCTGAGAAAAGTGGCTGCCAACGAGCATGACAGCCTGGGCGATATTTCCACCCTGGCAGACCCGGCGGTGGTGGCAAGCCTGGTGGAGACCCGGGTTAACCGGTGA